A genomic segment from Archangium lipolyticum encodes:
- a CDS encoding diguanylate cyclase — protein sequence MAALTSLGTSGRVLLVDDSPIALEAIGSRLKESGLDVVMLTSPREALELATDGPHPFDLLILDVIMPGLDGHELTRRLRDHPRTANTPILLLTSLDSSEDRVTGLTVGADDFFTKTAPDAEMLARVRSFISLGKMRAQLLAQHEAMARVMREQEAPTPPQARVEIIHHMPVVGERLARALRGSPVGSDFHLTQRASAQRLTNTDADLLIVSYSIALEGEQPLLKRLGFDEEAPPIIVVDDAESTPRRVTAFDSGADDYLTLQTPMAELAARMGSTLRRQRRQRQLRTSRDRAMLVAVTDPLTGLYNRAYFHEALGVEFRRAQRYKHPMTLVLLDLDLFKQVNDNLGHSAGDQALREVSSRLRQTARSTDVVARHGGEEFAMILPETDLEHGLIAAERFRAAVEGATVHGARGGSRSLTISVGVGCFPVHATSISDLMELTDAALYSAKRQGRNRVCAASLSTDPPPPPPVPAAAPHSTTSSVMERLRRLVAEDVEGPLTATRTAARMLHDASAPGDTLHTITSQLRNSSDEVRQELLRVMDDLSRALVEAGRSGPPRSDHR from the coding sequence ATGGCAGCGCTTACTTCCCTCGGCACCTCCGGCCGCGTCCTCCTCGTGGACGACAGCCCCATTGCTCTTGAAGCCATCGGCTCCCGATTGAAGGAGAGCGGATTGGATGTGGTGATGCTGACCTCGCCCCGCGAGGCGCTCGAGCTCGCCACGGATGGACCCCACCCCTTCGACCTGCTCATCCTCGACGTCATCATGCCGGGCCTGGATGGCCACGAGCTGACGCGCCGCCTGCGCGACCATCCGCGCACCGCCAACACGCCCATCCTCCTGCTCACCTCGCTCGACTCGTCCGAGGACCGGGTGACGGGCCTGACCGTGGGCGCCGACGACTTCTTCACCAAGACCGCGCCGGATGCCGAGATGCTGGCGCGCGTGCGCTCGTTCATCTCGCTGGGCAAGATGCGCGCCCAGCTGCTGGCGCAGCACGAGGCCATGGCCCGGGTGATGCGCGAGCAGGAGGCGCCCACCCCGCCCCAGGCCCGCGTGGAGATCATCCACCACATGCCCGTGGTGGGTGAGCGGCTCGCCCGGGCCCTCCGCGGCTCGCCCGTGGGCAGCGATTTCCACCTCACCCAGCGCGCCTCCGCGCAGCGCCTCACCAACACGGACGCGGATCTGCTCATCGTCAGCTACTCCATCGCGCTCGAGGGCGAGCAGCCGCTGCTCAAGCGCTTGGGCTTCGACGAGGAGGCCCCTCCCATCATCGTGGTGGACGACGCCGAGTCCACCCCGCGGCGCGTGACGGCGTTCGACTCCGGCGCCGACGACTACCTCACGTTGCAGACGCCCATGGCCGAGCTGGCCGCCCGCATGGGCAGCACCCTGCGCCGCCAGCGCCGCCAGCGCCAGCTGCGCACCTCGCGCGACCGCGCCATGCTGGTGGCGGTGACGGATCCGCTCACCGGGCTCTACAACCGCGCCTACTTCCACGAGGCGCTCGGCGTCGAGTTCCGCCGTGCCCAGCGCTACAAGCACCCGATGACGCTGGTGCTGCTGGACCTGGACCTCTTCAAGCAGGTCAATGACAACCTCGGCCACAGCGCTGGAGACCAGGCCCTGCGCGAGGTGTCCTCGCGGCTGCGGCAGACGGCGCGCTCCACGGACGTGGTGGCCCGGCACGGTGGCGAGGAGTTCGCGATGATCCTCCCCGAGACGGACCTGGAGCACGGGCTCATCGCCGCCGAGCGCTTCCGGGCCGCCGTGGAGGGCGCCACGGTGCACGGCGCGAGGGGCGGCAGCCGCTCGCTGACCATCAGCGTCGGGGTGGGCTGCTTCCCGGTGCACGCCACCTCCATCTCGGACCTGATGGAGCTCACCGACGCGGCGCTCTACTCCGCCAAGCGCCAGGGCCGCAACCGGGTGTGCGCGGCCTCGCTCAGCACGGATCCTCCGCCGCCTCCGCCGGTACCGGCCGCCGCTCCCCACTCCACGACCAGCAGTGTCATGGAGCGGCTGCGCCGGCTCGTGGCGGAGGACGTGGAGGGCCCCCTCACCGCCACGCGCACCGCCGCCCGCATGCTGCACGATGCCTCCGCTCCGGGAGACACGCTGCACACCATCACCTCTCAGCTCCGCAACTCCTCCGACGAGGTGCGCCAGGAGCTGCTGCGGGTGATGGACGACCTGTCCCGCGCGCTCGTCGAGGCGGGCCGCTCGGGACCGCCCCGGAGCGATCACCGCTGA
- a CDS encoding cupredoxin domain-containing protein, translated as MREAWRQRLALAVLLTLGMLGWELCLLELLSGGFDVPASALAPRLARDAMLLFPLWLVALWRTRPEKPRDGAALSLCFLLLLLPVAAGRAVLQRQQASPPPSEAMEGQALSATEPALGDEGRFLCATVGADVSAISPEPASDSPMATAWTGMRDALLLQVPVLPLTLLLLRRRSRPTASEARAATPALGPLLLLGILCGWRSDGGPPSPRLSSLQQGEGVCRPGAPVRTYSVAAIAVDRPLNAHGDHQPQGLMYVLEEERTAPGLHGEPIQPLVLRANLGECLLLHFTNRLATGPAALRIEGLPATVSGRSPEGGFVPGTSVPPGRGLTYVLALPESPEAEGTYLLHDSEEGGAREARGLFGVLVLEPAGARYRDASTGEPLRHGTGWEALIDVPSGEHFRELVLLYHALGPPESADVRSASGAPLPVLDEMAGPFRAGAFGVNYRSEPRFDREEHLPEDGERRPSPRRRLATPALRSYLGEPVKLRLAHAGSAEFHVHHVHDGNERRGGGEPPQLLSPGRGRTLLLGQPGGFPQAPGRFLVHCHVPNHFTGGEWLEWHVFSAPQRGLAPLPSPNHR; from the coding sequence ATGAGGGAGGCATGGCGGCAACGGTTGGCGCTCGCGGTCCTGCTCACGCTCGGCATGCTGGGCTGGGAGCTGTGCCTGCTGGAGCTGCTCTCGGGCGGCTTCGATGTCCCGGCGAGCGCGCTGGCGCCACGCCTGGCCAGGGACGCGATGCTCCTCTTTCCCCTCTGGCTCGTGGCGCTGTGGCGCACGCGTCCGGAGAAGCCGCGCGACGGCGCCGCCCTGTCCCTGTGCTTCCTGCTGCTGCTTCTTCCCGTGGCCGCCGGACGAGCCGTGCTCCAACGCCAGCAGGCGAGTCCTCCCCCGTCCGAAGCCATGGAGGGACAGGCCCTCTCCGCGACGGAGCCGGCGCTGGGGGACGAGGGCCGCTTCCTCTGCGCGACCGTGGGCGCGGACGTGTCCGCCATCTCTCCTGAGCCGGCCAGTGATTCGCCGATGGCGACGGCGTGGACGGGGATGAGGGACGCGCTGCTGCTTCAGGTCCCCGTCCTTCCCCTGACGCTGCTGCTGCTGCGCCGCCGCTCGAGGCCCACCGCCTCCGAAGCACGCGCGGCCACTCCGGCGCTCGGGCCGCTCCTCCTCCTGGGAATCCTCTGTGGCTGGCGCTCCGATGGAGGGCCCCCGTCGCCCCGCCTGTCCTCTCTTCAGCAAGGCGAGGGAGTGTGCCGCCCTGGAGCGCCCGTGAGGACGTACTCCGTGGCCGCCATCGCCGTCGACCGTCCGCTCAATGCCCACGGCGATCATCAACCCCAGGGCCTCATGTACGTTCTCGAGGAGGAGCGCACCGCCCCCGGGTTGCACGGCGAGCCCATCCAGCCGCTCGTGCTGCGCGCCAACCTGGGAGAATGCCTCCTCCTCCACTTCACCAACCGGCTGGCCACCGGGCCCGCGGCGCTGCGCATCGAGGGCCTGCCAGCCACCGTGAGCGGCAGGAGCCCCGAGGGCGGTTTCGTCCCTGGAACCTCCGTACCGCCCGGACGGGGCCTCACGTATGTCCTCGCCCTTCCCGAGTCACCGGAGGCGGAGGGCACCTACCTCCTTCACGACTCGGAGGAGGGAGGAGCGCGGGAGGCACGGGGGCTCTTCGGAGTCCTCGTCCTGGAGCCCGCGGGCGCCAGGTACCGTGACGCCTCCACGGGCGAGCCGCTGCGGCACGGCACGGGCTGGGAGGCCCTCATCGACGTCCCCTCGGGAGAGCACTTCCGGGAGCTGGTGCTGCTCTACCATGCCCTGGGTCCCCCCGAGTCCGCCGACGTGCGCTCCGCGAGCGGCGCCCCACTGCCCGTGCTGGACGAGATGGCGGGCCCCTTCCGGGCTGGAGCATTCGGCGTCAACTACCGCAGTGAGCCCCGGTTCGATCGGGAGGAGCACCTCCCGGAAGACGGCGAGCGGCGCCCCTCCCCTCGCCGGAGGTTGGCGACACCGGCGCTCCGCTCGTACCTGGGCGAGCCCGTCAAACTACGCCTCGCGCACGCGGGGAGCGCGGAGTTCCACGTCCACCACGTGCACGACGGGAACGAGCGCCGCGGCGGCGGCGAACCGCCCCAACTCCTGAGCCCGGGGCGTGGACGGACCCTCCTCCTCGGCCAGCCCGGCGGCTTCCCCCAGGCGCCGGGAAGATTCCTCGTCCATTGTCACGTGCCCAACCATTTCACCGGAGGCGAGTGGCTCGAGTGGCACGTGTTCTCCGCCCCCCAACGCGGGCTCGCTCCACTGCCGTCCCCGAATCACCGGTGA
- a CDS encoding OmpA/MotB family protein → MRTGLMTALCTLVLTTGCVTQGKYDLAMQNAQTLEEQLKAEQGARAAADEKVKGLEEQVAGLERDKEALATRLNTAEARLTAGAAERRALEQKNAELTALNDELASSKRKLTEAKEALEKKSAEYESLAKSLEQEISEGKIELSELKGRMTVNLKDKILFASGSARVGKEGQAALAKIAEALKGVQGKIIRVEGHTDDVPTDAKGPFPSNWELSLARAMAVVRSLQDAGVDPTVLSAAGYGPYQPIAANDSPENRSLNRRIEIVLAPGMGTGGR, encoded by the coding sequence ATGAGAACCGGACTGATGACCGCGCTGTGCACGCTCGTGCTGACCACGGGGTGCGTCACCCAGGGCAAGTACGACCTGGCGATGCAGAACGCCCAGACGCTGGAGGAGCAGCTGAAGGCGGAGCAGGGCGCGCGGGCGGCGGCCGACGAGAAGGTGAAGGGGCTGGAGGAGCAGGTGGCCGGGCTGGAGCGGGACAAGGAGGCACTGGCCACGCGGCTCAACACCGCCGAGGCGAGGCTGACGGCGGGTGCGGCCGAGCGCCGGGCGCTGGAGCAGAAGAACGCCGAGCTCACCGCGCTCAATGACGAGCTGGCCAGCTCCAAGCGCAAGCTGACCGAGGCCAAGGAGGCGCTGGAGAAGAAGAGCGCCGAGTACGAGAGCCTGGCCAAGAGCCTGGAGCAGGAGATCTCCGAGGGGAAGATCGAGCTGTCCGAGCTGAAGGGCCGGATGACGGTGAACCTCAAGGACAAGATTCTCTTCGCCTCCGGCTCGGCGCGGGTGGGCAAGGAGGGGCAGGCGGCGCTGGCGAAGATCGCCGAGGCGCTCAAGGGGGTGCAGGGGAAGATCATCCGGGTGGAGGGGCACACGGATGACGTGCCGACGGATGCCAAGGGCCCGTTCCCGAGCAACTGGGAGCTGAGCCTGGCGCGGGCGATGGCGGTGGTGCGGTCGCTGCAGGACGCGGGGGTGGACCCCACCGTGCTCTCCGCCGCGGGTTACGGCCCGTACCAGCCGATCGCGGCCAACGACTCGCCGGAGAACCGCAGCCTCAACCGGCGCATTGAAATCGTCCTGGCGCCTGGGATGGGCACGGGCGGGCGCTGA
- a CDS encoding YcnI family copper-binding membrane protein, whose product MKAHSPPLLAVAVFLLCQTAQAHISVVSGPAFAGKSQELTFKVGHGCNGADTFRVEIRIPDGVTSVRPLDSVFGKAVVSKDAATGKVKSVTWTKAAADVLPGDTQLYKFTLSASLPDAPFTPLFFPTIQSCRAADGTESTTEWVGTTPHQHDGNTGTTPTEEPAPSVFLYPARTPGWNKYTVDQHVHDLSVFNDAQIVWSGNAAYSPNAATQQLIAKEPDTQTLRELHPGTEIWVKY is encoded by the coding sequence ATGAAGGCCCACTCGCCCCCGCTTCTCGCCGTCGCAGTCTTCCTGCTGTGCCAGACCGCCCAGGCCCATATCTCGGTGGTCTCCGGTCCCGCCTTCGCGGGAAAGAGCCAGGAGCTCACGTTCAAGGTCGGTCACGGCTGCAACGGCGCGGACACCTTCCGCGTGGAGATCCGCATCCCGGACGGAGTGACCTCGGTGCGCCCGCTGGACTCGGTGTTCGGCAAGGCCGTCGTCTCGAAGGACGCGGCGACGGGGAAGGTGAAGTCGGTGACCTGGACGAAGGCCGCCGCCGACGTACTGCCCGGAGACACCCAGCTCTACAAGTTCACGCTGAGCGCCTCCCTGCCGGACGCGCCCTTCACCCCGTTGTTCTTCCCGACGATCCAGTCCTGCCGCGCCGCGGATGGCACCGAGTCGACCACCGAGTGGGTGGGCACCACTCCGCACCAGCACGACGGCAACACGGGCACCACGCCCACGGAGGAGCCGGCCCCCTCTGTCTTCCTGTATCCCGCGCGCACGCCCGGCTGGAACAAGTACACCGTGGACCAGCACGTGCACGATCTCTCGGTCTTCAACGACGCCCAGATCGTCTGGTCGGGAAACGCCGCCTACAGCCCCAATGCGGCCACCCAGCAGTTGATCGCGAAGGAGCCAGACACCCAGACGCTCCGGGAGCTCCATCCGGGCACTGAGATCTGGGTCAAGTACTGA
- the argE gene encoding acetylornithine deacetylase translates to MSDTLPALRTTLSELIALDTTSSRPNTPLVDLAQGRLVEAGFRVERVPYRDGAGVEKVNLVAVKGGGGEERAALALVGHTDCVPYDTAWTDALRLTERDGKLYGRGACDTKGFIACALHAVTHYTGPLRAPLMVLLTADEELGCEGAKHLVTLGKGRARHAIVGEPTSLVPVRAHKGYCLAEVEVRGKEGHSAYPDEGASAIFRAGRFLQKLETLARTRLREERDESFEPPFTTVNVGVIGGGKASNVIAGSCRFVVEWRPIPRQPKERVLELLESIRQELVRDEPGYEARIRLMRSEPAVDTRADAEVVRVLAELSGNAPITVPFGTEAPQLTELGAEAVVFGPGDIRVAHQTGEYVPVEDLVRCEAYLSRAIARFCGGAGDSGR, encoded by the coding sequence TTGAGTGACACCCTGCCCGCGCTTCGCACCACCCTGTCGGAACTCATCGCCCTGGACACGACGTCCTCGCGCCCCAATACGCCGCTGGTGGACCTGGCCCAGGGGCGGCTGGTGGAGGCGGGCTTCCGGGTGGAGCGGGTGCCCTACAGGGACGGGGCGGGGGTGGAGAAGGTGAACCTCGTCGCTGTGAAGGGCGGCGGGGGAGAGGAGAGGGCGGCGCTGGCGCTGGTGGGGCACACGGACTGTGTGCCGTACGACACGGCGTGGACGGACGCGCTGCGGCTGACGGAGCGGGACGGGAAGCTCTACGGTCGTGGCGCATGCGACACCAAGGGCTTCATCGCCTGCGCGCTGCACGCGGTGACGCACTACACGGGGCCGCTGCGGGCCCCCCTCATGGTGCTGCTGACGGCCGACGAGGAGCTGGGCTGCGAGGGCGCCAAGCACCTGGTGACGCTGGGCAAGGGCCGGGCGCGGCACGCCATCGTGGGCGAGCCCACCTCGCTGGTGCCGGTGCGCGCGCACAAGGGCTACTGCCTGGCGGAGGTGGAGGTGCGGGGCAAGGAGGGGCACAGCGCGTACCCGGACGAGGGCGCCTCGGCCATCTTCCGCGCGGGGCGCTTCCTGCAGAAGCTGGAGACGCTGGCGCGCACGCGGCTGCGCGAGGAGCGGGACGAGTCCTTCGAGCCGCCCTTCACCACGGTGAATGTGGGCGTCATCGGCGGGGGCAAGGCGTCCAACGTCATCGCCGGGTCGTGCCGCTTCGTCGTGGAGTGGCGCCCCATCCCCCGGCAGCCCAAGGAGCGGGTGCTGGAGCTGTTGGAGTCCATCCGCCAGGAGCTGGTGCGGGACGAGCCCGGCTACGAGGCGCGCATCCGGCTGATGCGCTCGGAGCCGGCGGTGGACACGCGGGCGGACGCGGAGGTGGTGCGGGTGCTGGCGGAGCTGTCCGGCAACGCCCCCATCACGGTGCCGTTCGGGACCGAGGCCCCGCAGCTCACGGAGCTGGGCGCGGAGGCGGTGGTGTTCGGCCCGGGGGACATCCGCGTGGCCCACCAGACGGGTGAGTACGTCCCGGTGGAGGACCTGGTGCGGTGCGAGGCGTACCTCTCGCGGGCCATCGCGCGCTTCTGCGGCGGTGCTGGAGACTCCGGGCGCTGA
- a CDS encoding SCO family protein yields the protein MAGGGARGLLSILAALLLATGCRRDEAQAIAAVPEQPAPALEAPRASGGMFRLSEQRGKVVLLSFGYTACPDVCPTTLSQLRRVYEQLGAAARDVEVVFVSVDPERDSAERLETYVHAFHPRFTGLRLEGDALAAVLSGYRVTASRRYPDATRYREHRFAGDIPYTVDHTGAYFLIDKRGVLRERLPYSVPAGELRAGVERLLAEREPRASVPGVRVEGALARLTPARVGAVYFTLVNTAGREDRLVSAEASSAGRVELHEVVAEGEVLRMLPRPEGFGVPAGGRVELKPGGKHLMLYSVQGSPGSIHLTLHFERAGAVQLTVPASGPGADGP from the coding sequence ATGGCGGGAGGAGGCGCACGAGGGCTGCTGTCGATACTGGCCGCGCTGCTGCTCGCCACGGGGTGCCGGCGTGACGAGGCCCAGGCCATCGCCGCGGTCCCCGAGCAGCCCGCTCCAGCCCTGGAGGCACCTCGGGCCTCGGGTGGAATGTTCCGGCTGAGCGAGCAGCGGGGAAAGGTGGTCCTCCTCTCCTTTGGCTACACGGCCTGTCCGGACGTGTGCCCCACCACCCTGTCCCAGCTCCGCCGCGTCTACGAGCAGCTGGGCGCCGCCGCCCGGGACGTGGAGGTGGTGTTCGTCTCGGTGGACCCGGAGCGCGACAGCGCGGAGCGGCTCGAGACATACGTCCACGCCTTCCACCCGCGCTTCACGGGTCTGCGCCTGGAGGGAGACGCGCTCGCGGCGGTGCTGTCCGGCTACCGCGTCACGGCCTCCCGCCGCTATCCGGACGCCACGCGCTACCGCGAACACCGGTTCGCCGGAGACATCCCCTACACCGTGGACCACACGGGGGCCTACTTCCTCATCGACAAGCGGGGCGTGCTGCGCGAGCGCCTGCCGTATTCGGTGCCCGCCGGAGAGCTACGGGCGGGAGTCGAGCGGCTCCTGGCGGAGCGGGAGCCCCGCGCGTCCGTCCCCGGGGTACGGGTGGAGGGGGCGCTCGCGCGTCTGACACCCGCCCGGGTCGGGGCCGTCTACTTCACGCTGGTGAATACCGCCGGGCGGGAGGATCGGCTCGTGTCCGCCGAGGCCTCCTCCGCCGGGCGGGTGGAGTTGCACGAGGTGGTCGCGGAGGGAGAAGTCCTGCGGATGCTCCCGAGGCCCGAGGGCTTCGGTGTACCGGCGGGAGGCCGCGTCGAGCTGAAGCCGGGAGGCAAGCACCTCATGCTGTACTCCGTCCAGGGCTCGCCCGGGAGCATCCACCTCACGCTCCATTTCGAGCGGGCGGGCGCCGTTCAGCTCACCGTTCCCGCCTCGGGGCCGGGCGCGGACGGGCCTTGA
- a CDS encoding c-type cytochrome: MVPPSWRQVLGVLALLVTLAGGMLVLRAWAVQPSREVELGGLRMRLERAVWMHEPTDHGDAARLPTSEGAPGPGRRRLIVEVTVFNPGRTPLNFEPGELLLSEAARGTVWRPSVGGRGVFTLRPAELLPVTLSFDVPATQGPVRLEWERGTEREALLLTQRPASPGDTEGQPGWPLRVEELPPGREAAGSALFHGRLACTSCHGGLARPEGPRIAPFLGDFARVGATRVAGKSAAQYAYESLLDPDAFIPPECAERQPCTRPTLMPLYGESLSPQEMADLVSYLMSLRGGG; the protein is encoded by the coding sequence ATGGTTCCGCCCTCCTGGAGGCAGGTTCTCGGGGTGCTCGCGCTGCTGGTCACCCTCGCTGGAGGCATGCTCGTGCTGCGCGCCTGGGCCGTCCAGCCGAGCCGGGAGGTGGAGCTGGGTGGGCTGCGGATGCGGCTGGAGCGGGCCGTCTGGATGCATGAGCCGACGGATCATGGAGACGCGGCGCGCCTGCCCACCTCGGAGGGCGCACCTGGACCGGGGCGGCGCCGCCTGATCGTCGAGGTCACCGTCTTCAACCCGGGGAGGACGCCCCTGAACTTCGAACCCGGGGAGCTCCTCCTCTCAGAGGCCGCGCGAGGGACGGTGTGGCGGCCCTCGGTGGGAGGCCGCGGCGTCTTCACCCTGCGCCCCGCGGAGCTGCTGCCCGTGACGCTGAGCTTCGACGTCCCCGCGACGCAGGGGCCCGTGCGGTTGGAGTGGGAGCGAGGCACGGAGCGCGAGGCCCTCCTCCTCACGCAGCGCCCCGCGAGCCCTGGCGACACGGAAGGACAACCCGGGTGGCCCCTGCGCGTGGAAGAGCTCCCACCGGGCAGGGAGGCCGCGGGCTCGGCCCTCTTTCATGGACGGCTCGCCTGTACGTCCTGCCATGGCGGCCTGGCACGGCCCGAGGGCCCGCGCATCGCGCCCTTCCTCGGCGACTTCGCCCGGGTGGGCGCCACCCGTGTCGCGGGAAAGAGCGCGGCGCAGTACGCCTACGAGTCCCTGCTCGACCCCGACGCCTTCATCCCCCCGGAGTGCGCCGAGCGTCAGCCCTGTACACGGCCCACCCTCATGCCCCTGTACGGAGAGTCGCTGTCGCCCCAGGAGATGGCGGACCTCGTCAGCTACCTCATGAGCCTGCGGGGAGGAGGGTGA